The stretch of DNA AGCCACAAAGAGCTCAAAAAGATAAGGACAACATGTTGTTGTACCTGTTAGGAAATCCATCACCCGTTAAACAAGGATACCCTCgagtgtaccgggtgagagtaaggactcagcgcttcccatttgccTGGCCAAGTAATGAATGTCATCTAAGAcacgtcataaaaaatatttacccgGTGACTAAACTTACATGTACGCTTATTTCAGATGCAAACCCAGCTGATTGGGAGGAGAAGCGATCTCGAGAGGAGAAGCTGGTATCAGATATAATAGACCGCGTGCGTCGTGAGTGTGAGGCCCAGGGCACCGGCGGCCCCGCGAGGCGAGGCTATTCTCGTCGGTACACCCTCATGCACACATAACGCCGAATTAGGAATGCGTACGGAAAAAAAGTTCCTGTATTGATTAAGTTCGCTCGGGAAACGTCACCCGATGTAGTTATTAAAAACTCCGCTCTCTCCTCCGATCTCCGATCtcattgttaaaaataaaaaggacaCTTAAGATCCCTGGTAATTGAGTAGATAagatatgaaaattaaaatatttgattatttcataaaattttaacaTAATGGAAAAATTTAGTTTTCAATAGAATGTGGCCtaatatgttttaaaaaattttaaaaagtgcTCATTTTGTGCCAAGAGTAAATTAGCACGTGCCAATTGTATTACTAAAGTTAAGGTGCCAAAATTGTCCAGTATTGTaaatgaagtaggtacctaataaaataatgcatttaaatatttcaataatttgACCGTAATGTGACAGTTGTGTAACTCAGTAGATGTCTATAACAATTCATTTAAATCATTAATTAACtctttatatttaaaacataatttatatattatagtacATCATCTAATTGATCGAGATAGTGCCATTTGCGACATTTGCCTTCACATGAATATGCCTcctacaacacaacacacaaacacaatttttattaaaccttttttttttattttgttatttattttagttttttatgttaattgttaagtaggtatttgtatttttttttgtttattattatttatttatgtatttttgtcttAACTGTTTGTCTGGAacaacaaactttcacatttactTATGATATCtcagtttacttttatttaatacaagaagaagacaatattataacataacacagtCATGCAATCTCAAAATCTTGTCAACCACAACATTCAGGGTTATTAACCTATCCCTATCACTGATTATATAAACCATCATGTAAAAAATAAGTTCTACTGTGAGAAGTAGGAACTAATGCTGTCCTCTATGCTCCCATCACAATTGAagcatataaattataaataaaacataactgtTTCATGTAATGGTTATAGATTATAAGTATGAGAAGTGAGACTGGATAAACCATTAGACAAcggaaaaaatataagtattatatttaacagtttatatAGGAATATAAGTGTAGGTTTTGTtaaacatttgtttgtattataaTGAAGTTGCTTTAATGTTTTGATAAGTCTTGTGCAATATTGGCATAACAAAACGGGTGTTAACTAAtaaattaagttatttttatatatttttcattattttacatTGGTGATTTAGGTACCAatcttattaatatttaaattgctataaatatttacttacttacataagaaaCCAAGGCCAAAGCATTATCACGAGGGCTCAAATTTTCAATGTTAACCATCGTATtaataatacacatatttatttattttttcttgtttttatggcaatgggtcgctttatttattcttttaaaaaataaaacaccaaCTCACTGACCTATCCTAAGTACGTGTCTTATGTCATTcgtaacatacctacctaaataataataatgcagtatgtatgtatcacataatcatttctttatatttaaaacattttaagcttatacctacttacgtatTCATAAATTAATCGATGTGTCAAACTAATTGTAAATTACGATACTTACTATACAAAATCTGTGATGAATGTGGCtcagaaataaatatattgagaAAGAATTTTACCTGCTCTTTGTATTAACACTATTCACAACTCTATGAATCTAATACACAAGAAAAATATTCATTTCCAATTTGAAAAACTTTCGTTCCCTCAATTTAATGAACTGTCAGAAGGCtaagagataaaaaaaaagaaggctTAGAGAGTCAATCTTATACAGCCTTGTCTGTGGTTCTTTATCTTACCTACCGGTGCTTAGtcttttaattatgataaataagtagtaacatcaatgataaaatataacaaatgGTCTTTATAAATCTAAAGTACCATTTTTATGTTATACAATATAAAAGGAAAGAAAAGATTAATCAAAAAAGGCTGGTTGTGTTGTATTAAAGCTGTAGCCTTGGTTCTGCGTGAATAggaagaaataatttaaaaaaaactgtaaaagTCAATCAAacaaaggctttttggcgggaaacgggaacgcgacagttgctttcttcattgaataatgtaaataattaatacgaagtggtgttttgtggttaatgatcgcattaagttagtcggaagacattcgcgagtgttattatatcggagtattcaatgaacaaagtgtatctgcctattttcgcttcgtggcaggaagccgcttcataactcgaaagtttatgcggacttttgagttaattcgtttcggggttcggagtaggagtctactccgagggtgggggcttaggtttcatcatcatcaccattcataatttcattaatcatcaagaaaaagaatacgtaagacatggctgtatgggcatagttccctttgccttacccttcggagaaaaccaaaacaaaaaaaaggctttttggcgggaaacgggaacgggacagttgctttcttcattgaataatctaaataattaatacgaagtggtgttttgtggttaatgatcgcattaagttagtcggaagacatttgcgggtgttattatataggagtattcaataaacaaagtgtatctgcctattttcgcttcgtggcaggaagccgcttcataactcaaaagtgtatgcggacttttgagttaattcgtttcggggttcggagtaggagtctactccgagagtgggggcttaggtttcatcatcatcatcatctttcatcatttcatcaatcatcaagaaaaaaaatacgtaagacatggctgtatgggcatagttccctttgccttacccttgggggaaaaccaaaacaaaaaaaaaacaatcaaacaaAAGTAAACAATTATAAACTCTCAGCGTTTATCCATTATCtaattctaaataattaaatttttcattGTGATTATCATCTATACTTAATTAACAATTTTGGTTCTTTATTATTCCTATGACAACTAAGTAAAAAGCGTTATAAACATGCCTCAAACATTTCAAGTGCTTCGGTGCTACAAATGTCTCGTCTTTCAAGTAAGTTATATAAAttactatgtatgtataactCCTGTGTATCAGCTTGCCGCCTCCTGTAGTGGTACGGTATGTCACGTTCTCAACGTGAGTTATTTCTTTGATTCGCACGGGTTTATTACTTAAACTTACCAACTAAAAGTTTTGCGTTTAGTGATGGCATTACTTATCTTTCACTCATAAgctcacacaaaaaaaatacttcttgcTTTTGGAATGATTACATGTACTATGATGCATCTTATTTGTTATTATCTGTTAATTAAATTTTTCAGGTTCATCAAaccaaaaagtcaaataaatggGAATGTAAAATGTGTGCAGCAAAACAATCAGTCAAAAGACATTATGGAATTGGTACCGCCAAAGATTGCCGTTTGCATGTTCAGAAACTGAATGGAATTAGAGGGGAAATGGATGAACTAAAGGAGACGAAAAGATTGGATTCAGATGATGAAGAAGAATTTATTGAAGATAATACTCATATTGAAGAATGTGATGTTAAAACAAGTAAGTCACAAACAAACAGTAAATGGTCAAAATATATTGATGATAGTGAAGAGGTTACTGAATCAGTTCCCGAAGCAACTATGTATCTAAACAATACTGAGGTTGTTTTTGAAATGCCCAAAAAAAGAAAGAGGACTAATTTTAAAACTCCCGTATTGCGTACACCTTTATGGAATTCTAATTCTAAAAAACAGACTGATGACTCACAATCCAATGTAAATAGTAATACTAGTAATCCAGTTTATGATAATGATGGTGATGATCTTGCTTCTATAACAATGATGCACTCAGAAACTAAATATCTTGCTACTACTGAACCAGAAGTAAAGAAGTACTTAcctagtaattattttattgaacaTGAACTAGTAAAGGAAAACACGCAATTGCCAGTTAACGATCAGAAAACTGTTCCACCAATGCTTGCTCTACAAAAAGTTAGCAGCACTT from Pectinophora gossypiella chromosome 3, ilPecGoss1.1, whole genome shotgun sequence encodes:
- the LOC126381884 gene encoding MRN complex-interacting protein, producing the protein MPQTFQVLRCYKCLVFQVHQTKKSNKWECKMCAAKQSVKRHYGIGTAKDCRLHVQKLNGIRGEMDELKETKRLDSDDEEEFIEDNTHIEECDVKTSKSQTNSKWSKYIDDSEEVTESVPEATMYLNNTEVVFEMPKKRKRTNFKTPVLRTPLWNSNSKKQTDDSQSNVNSNTSNPVYDNDGDDLASITMMHSETKYLATTEPEVKKYLPSNYFIEHELVKENTQLPVNDQKTVPPMLALQKVSSTSKWAQYVDEEFEDNDESDMSLSLNKDNFQSQKKNQELFTLCDDGDLDNVLDI